DNA from Maridesulfovibrio ferrireducens:
TGGTCTGGAGACGATGCTGCTCAATATTTGTGCGCTTACCGTAACCGCCCTCAGAGATTGTAAGGAGCTGGGTACGTTCTTCATCACCGGTGACAACACCTGAAACAACTTCATCTTTAGGACGGAGGGCAATACCCTTTACGCCGCTGGCAACTCTACCCATTGCACGGGCATCCTGACAGCTGAATCTGATAGAAGTACCGTTCTTGGTAACAAGAATTGCTTCGGAATCAGCATAAACTTCTTTTACCGTGATCAGCTGATCGTCTTCCCTCATACTGACGGCCCTGATTCCGGACTGTCTGCAATTACGGTAAAGAGCAATGCTGGAACGTTTTACCATTCCCTTCTTAGTCACGAACAGGAAGAAGCGGTCTTCTTCAAACTCGCGCATAGTAAGAGCTGTTGCGATCGCTTCATCTTTTTCCAGCGGAAGCAGATTGGCAATATGTGCACCTCTGGCTATACGGCTGGATTCGGGAACCTGATGTACTTTAATTTTGAACATCTTCCCTTTCGTAGTGAACAGCACCAGGAATTGGTGATTCGAAGTTGTCAGGAAAGTATGGATAAAGTCTCCGTCCTTTGTCTGAACTCCTGCAATACCTTTTCCGCCTCTCTTCTGCTGCTGATAATTGGAAAGAGGGGTACGTTTGATATAGCCGCGTCTTGAAAGAGTGATAACTGCGTCATCATCAGGAATCAGATCTTCGATATCAATATCATCAGGATTCTGATCCATAAGCACGGTTTTGCGATCTGTTGAATATGAAGCTCTTATATCAGTAAGCTCTTCTCTGATTACAGATTTCAAAACGTCTTCATTTTCTAAGATGCTTTTGAAGTATTCAATCTTTTTGAGAATCTCAGCATATTCTTCAAGAATTTTTTCATGCTCAAGGTTAGTCAGTCTCTGCAATCTCATATCAAGAATTGCCTGAGCCTGAACCCTTGAAAACTCAAAGCGATCGATAAGTCCGATTCTGGCTTCATCGCCATTGCTTGATGCTCTGATGATTTTTACAACTTCATCAATATTATCAAGGGCAATTTTTAAACCTTCGAGTATATGTGCACGCTTTTCACACTTATCAAGGTCAAACCTTGTACGCCTGATAATAACTTCCCGGCGATGTTCAAGGAAGAAACTAAGAATATTCTTAAGGTTCATCAACATTGGTCTGTTACCGGAAACAGCCATCATGTTGATACCGAAACTGGTTTCAAGCTGAGTGAATTTGTAAAGTGAATTGATAATGATATCAGCGATTGAACCTCTTTTAAGGTCAATAACAATGCGGATACCTTTACGGTCTGATTCATCGCGAAGATCAGAAACACCTTCAATTCTACCTTCTCCGATGAGAAGTGCTATTTTTTCAACTAGTGTTGATTTGTTAAGAGCATATGGAATTTCAGTTATAACGATACTTTGACGACCGTTTTTAAGTTCTTCAACTCCCAACACACCCCTGATCTTAATACTTCCGCGACCTGTTTTATAAGCTTCTTCAAGCCCTTTACCACCGAAACACAATCCCGATGTAGGAAAATCAGGCCCTTTGATGAATCTCATAAGATCATCAATAGAACATTCAGGAGCATCCAGAAGATGCAGAGTTCCGTCTAATAATTCACCTAAATTATGAGGCGGAATATTTGTCGCCATACCGACTGCTATACCAGTTGTTCCGTTCAGCAGAAGGTTAGGAACTTTAGTAGGCAGAACAGTCGGTTCTTGCAGAGAGTTGTCATAGTTATCTCGGAAATCGACTGTATTTTTTTCAAGGTCAGCTAAAAACTCAGAACTGAGCTTTGACATTCTTGATTCAGTATAACGCATTGCTGCCGCAGCGTCGCCGTCAATGGAACCAAAGTTACCCTGACCGTCAACAAGCGGATCGCGCATGGAAAATCCCTGCGCCATACGTACAAGAGCATCGTAAACAGCAGAATCACCATGCGGGTGATATTTACCGATTACGTCACCGACGATACGAGCCGATTTCTTGTATGCTCTGTTATAACTATTTCCCAGTTCGTGCATAGCGTAAAGAATACGCCTGTGAACCGGCTTTAGACCATCTCTTACGTCAGGGATAGCTCGCCCTATGATGACGCTTAGAGAATACTCTAAGTACGATTTTTTAAGTTCTTCTTCGATAGTAATCTGATCCACTATTTTCCTCCGATTGGAAACGGAAATTGCCGGAATTAAATATCAAGCTCTTGAACTGCAAGAGCGTTTCTTTCAATAAATTCTCTGCGTGGCTCAACGTTATCTCCCATCAAATCCATGAAGATTTCATTGGCACCTACAGCATCTTCGATAGTTACCTGCAACATAGACCTTTTATCAGGGTCCATTGTGGTTTCCCACAGCTGCTCAGGATTCATTTCACCCAGACCTTTATAGCGCTGTAGATTGATTCCTTTGTATGCCTCTTCAAGGACTGCATCGAGAAGGTTAAATATTCCGGTGACAGGTATAGTTATCTCACCGCGTTCAATAACAAAATCGTTTCCGGAACATTCTTGTACAATATTCCTGTTCTTTTCAAAAGAATGTCTGAAAAGTTTGGAATTGAAGAATTCAACAGCGAGTCTTGTGCGGTTTCCGTTTTCATTTTCAAAAGTAACATAAACCCGTTCTTCACCATCATCATCTTCACGTTCGATAAAAACTTTAAACCCGGATTTAAGCATTTTACTGACAAATTCTTCAGGATCACTTTCAACAAAATCAGCAGGAGTTATTTTACCTTCATAGCTGATTAAAGCAGCAAAAAGTTTATCAGAAATACCCATATTTATAGCATCAAAAACTTTATTTTTAATAAAGCGGATATCCTCAAGCAGAGTGGCAAGTCTTTCACCTGTGTATTCTTTGTCGTTACTACTTTTGATAATTATATCTTTTGCAACCCTTTGAATAAGCAAAGTATAAAGCTCTATATCGTCTTTAATGAATTTTTCAAATTTACCCTTTGCAATTCTATAAAGAGGAGGCTGAGCAATATACAAATGACCTCTCTGGATGAGTTCTTCATACTGTCTGAAAAAGAAAGTAAGCAAAAGTGTCCGGATATGCGATCCGTCAACATCAGCATCAGTCATAATTACGACTTTGTGATATCTGAGCTTGTTAAAATCTTTTTCACCTTCTTCCTGTCCTATGCCGATACCCATAGCAGTGATAAGAGCACGGATTTCTTTATTACCGAGCATTTTATCAAAGCGGGTTTTTTCAACATTCAGAATTTTACCTCTGAGCGGAAGAATTGCCTGATGTTTAGGATTACGCCCCTGCTTAGCTGAACCGCCAGCAGAGTCCCCTTCAACTATGAATAATTCACATTCTGAAGGATCTTTACTCTGACAATCAGCAAGTTTACCGGGAAGTGAATGGTCAGACAAAGCGCCTTTTCTGCGGACAAGTTCACGAGCTTTTCTTGCCGCATCTCTTGCTCTTGCAGCATCAACAACTTTTTCGACAATTGACTTCGCATCTTTCGGATTTTCCTGAAAATAAGATGAAAGTTTGTCGTAAACCATTGTTGCAACAATACCCATCATTTCGGAGTTACCAAGTTTGGTCTTGGTCTGTCCTTCAAACTGAGGATCACAAAGTTTAACACTCAATACAGCAGTCAGACCTTCACGAACATCTTCACCGGAAAGCTTCTGTTTAAGCTTTTTAGGCAGATCAGAGTTCTGAATATAAGTGTTGATTGCTCTTGTCAGCGCGGTTTTAAAACCGGCCAGATGAGTTCCGCCTTCAACTGTGCGGATATTATTGGCAAAAGTGTGAGTGTTTTCTTTGTAGGCTGTATTGTATTGCAATGCCAGTTCGGTAACTACGTTTTCCACTTCAGTGTAAGCATATACAACTTCACTTACAGCTGTCTGACTTTTATTAAGATCTTTGACAAACTCAACAATACCGCCTTCAGCTTTAAAACTTGCTTTTTCATTGGTTCTTTCATCGAGAAAATCGATTTCAAGACCTTTGTTCAGATAAGCTAGTTCCTGAAAACGCTTTCTTAACACATTGAAATCATAGTGATTAGTCTCAAAAATCTGTTCATCAGGTCTGAAACGGATGGTTGTTCCGGTTGTAACAGCATCACCGATGCATTCCACTTGACCTGTCGGAACTCCTCTCACATACGACTGACGATACATTTTACCGTCTCTCCTGACCGTAGCCTCAAGATGTTCGGAAAGAGCGTTTACACACGATACTCCGACCCCGTGAAGGCCACCTGAAACTTTATAAGCATCGTTGTCGAACTTACCACCCGCGTGAAGAAGGGTCATAACGATCTCAAGAGCGGGTTTTTTTTCTTTCGGATGAATATCGACAGGAATACCGCGGCCGTCATCCGAAACGGTTACACTGTTATCCATGTGAAGTTTAACTTTAATCTTTGAGCAATAGCCACCCATAGCTTCATCGATAGAGTTGTCCACCACTTCGTATACAAGGTGATGAAGACCCCTTGTATCGGTTGAACCGATATACATAGCAGGTCTTTTTCTTACAGCTGCCAATCCCTCAAGGACGGTAATCGAATCGGCTGTATACTGATCTTTGTTTTGAGCCATTAAACATCTTCCTCGCTGTAGTAAGTCTCTTCCTGAACCTTCATAGGCATAACAATTACGAGGTACTCATTGTCCTCATCTCCGGTTAAACCGCAAGGAGCTTCAGATCCTGTCAGAGTAAAGCTGATTTTTCCAGATTGAAAATGACCGAGGATCTCAATCAGATTCTTTGTAGGAAATGCAATACGTTCCATTTCACCGCTAAACTCAACTTCTATGGATTCTGTTGCTGTTCCGACTTCCTGCCCCTGACTGAAAAGAATAAGTTCACCGGGGTTGAACATGAAAGACGCACAACGATTTGAATCGGTATTAAAAATAGAAATACGGTCCAGAGCGTTTGAAAGCTCTGATTTTTCAACTTTCATACGGGAAACATCATCGTCATTAAGCTTTGCCAGAAAATTCTTGTAATTTGGATACTGATAATAACTCAGAGGCATGCTGAAAGTTTCTTTTCCATCAGCAGTCTTAAAGAATAATCTTTTTTCAATAAGGCTCATTTCAATTTCATCATCAGTGAGCCATTTTTTAAGTTCAGAAAGATATTTTTTTTGAATAAGAATGCCTTCCTCAGGAAGAAGAGCATGAATATCATCATTGAAAAATTTAAGTCTTGCGAATTGATGTCCGTTAAGACCGCATGCTTCAACATAGTTTCCGTTTTCATCAGAAGAAGGAACGATGTTCATACAAGCAATTGCTTCCATGCTGTCTTCGTCGCTTATGCAGAATGCAATGCGTTCGATAATTTCAAGAAGAAAGTCACCTGACCAGTACACAGCTCCTTCAGCAGGAAAAGTGGAAAATTTCTGAAACCATGTTGGATCATTTACTGGAAGTTTGTATTTCCTTGATCCTTGCTCTACCAGAATACTTGATCCGTCAGGATCACTTTTGATTACCAGTTCTCCTGAAGGAAGTTTTCTTACCAGATCATAAAAAGCACGTCCCTGAACTCCGGCAAGACCTTCTTCGATGATCTCAGCAGGATAAGTTCCGCAAAATTCAAGATTGGAATCTGTGGACATAATCCTCAAATTTCCTTCTTCACTTTTCAGCCAGATTGTCCGCAAATATGCAGCTCCTGTTTTTGCGGGAATGATGCTGGCAGACTTCTGCAATCCTTCGATGACTTCGTCCCTATTCACCTTTAAATACATATATATTCTCCTTGTAGATTTAGTAAGGTTGGTTCTTATGTTTCTTATTGAGTTAACTATTTAAAAACATTTACTTTTTTTTATACATTCAATGTCATTCATTGTGAACATATAGACACTGTTTATGAACTTGTTCAGTTTGAAACACGTAATAGACACGTATTCTTCAAATCTATCAACACCCTTTTCAAAACCTTATCATCCTTTTGTAATAACTGTATTTTTTTAACAGAATATAGGACTGTACTGTGGTCTTTACCTCCAAATATCCTTCCGAGTGCAGGGTAAGATATTCCTAAAAGATCCCTGCAAACATACATGGCAATCTGCCTTGCGTGTGCAGTCATCTTATGCCGTTTGTTACCGGTAAGGTCAGATGGTTTGAGATTAAAATGCGTTGCAACAGACTTGATCACATACTCGGGAGTGAGAGTCTCATCTGTTTTTTCTTCAGTGTTGTTCAAAATGTTTTCAAAATCTTTTTCATCCATGTTCTTGCGGACAAGTTCTCTGAATGCTGAAAGTTTTATTATTATTCCCTGAAGATATCTGAAATCCTGAAATCTCTGTGAAAGTGTCAGGATTTGGTCTTTGGTAAGCGGAAGCTTCTTAAGTTTGCACTGCTTTTGAATGTAAATAGCCCTTATTTCGAGATCAGGGCGTTTCAGATTCACAATAAGTCCCCACTCCAATCTTGACTTCAGATTCTGATCAAGAAAGCTGTAGGAGGCTAATTTATCGGTGCAGCAGAAAACCATCTGTTTTCCATTTTCATAGAAATTATTAAAAATAGAAATTAATTCCTGCTGGAGTTTTTCGTATTTCTGGATTTGCTTAAGATCATCGAGAAAGAAATATTCAAAATCGAAAAAGTAGTTTCTGGCGCGAATCATATCTCCGCCGAAGCGGACGGAATAAATATTTTGAATATCGTCTATATTTCCGAGAAATATTTTATCAGATTCAACTTTTTTGCTGATCTCGTTTGCAATAGATTTAAGTAAGTGGGATTTACCTGAACCGCTTTTACCGCAGATAACAAAGGGATTAAATGCAACACTGTCGACGTGTGTTACTTCTTTTGCGGAAGCCAGAGGAAAATAGTTACTCTTGCTGATTAGAAAATTTTCAAAAGTAAATTTATGGCCGAAAGGAAAATCAATTTTTTTAGTGTCGGTAACTTGCCCGGCTGTATGAGTTCTTGAAGTGCTGCTGTTGAGGTATGAAACGGAAAATCCTCCACCGAGGAATAAACCTAACTGCTCTTCAAATCTGTCTTGGATGCTGGATCTGAACCATTGAGCGAAAAAAGCATGTGGAAAAGTTACAACTACATCTCCGGTGTCGTCGGAAATATCGAGATTAATAGGGTCAAACCAGCGTTTTAAGTCTGAATCGGAGCATGTATTCAGAAGGTGATTTCTAAGTGCATTCTTCAAGTGATTTATTTTTTTATACCAATGATGTAAGTTGTTGAAATTAAAGAGGAAAAATTTAGTTTTTTTTTCCCTTAAAAAGCATTGTTTCTTATACATTAAAAGAAAGCTTTAGCCAAGACGGATATGCCCTTAAAAACGTTTTAAAAAACTGCTGTCAGGATAAATTACATTTTAAAAATAAAATTGCATTCAAGGGGCTTTTAAGCCACAATCTCTGTTCTTCTAAAACTTAATCAAAATGGAGTCTTTTCAATGGCGAAGACCTTTGAAGTCAACAAGACTATAAAAGAGATAAACGAGCGCATCAAAAATGGTAAGGCTGTAGTTGTCAACGCTGAGGAAATGGTCGAAATTGTCCGTTCCAAGGGTAAAGTTGAAGCAGCTAAAGAAATCGATGTTGTTACAACAGGAACTTTTTCACCGATGTGTTCTTCAGGTATGCTGTTCAATATTGGGCAGGAACCGCCTACAATGAAGACTTCACAGGTTTGGCTGAATAACGTTCCATGTTATGCTGGAATTGCAGCTGCGGACGCTTATATTGGCGCTACAGAGCCTGCTGAGGACGACCCGCTTAACAAAGTATATCCTGGAAGATTTGCTTACGGTGGCGGTCATGTAATCGAAGATTTGATTGCCGGTAAGACTGTTCGTCTTAAAGCCAAAGCTTACGGAACAGATTGTTATCCGCGCAAAGAGATTGAAAAAGATATCACGCTGAAAGATTTACCAAATGCTGTTATGTTAAACCCTCGCAATTGTTATCAAAATTACAATTGCGCAGTTAATATGACCAGCCGTACTATTTATACTTACATGGGGCCGCTTAAAGCTAATCAGCGTAATGCAAACTACGCTACAGCCGGACAGCTTTCACCGCTTTTCAATGATCCGTATTTGAAGACTATCGGTCTTGGAACACGCATCTTTTTAGCTGGCTCTAAAGGGTATGTTATCGGTGCTGGAACACAGCATGTTAAGAATCCAGCCCGTAATGAAAGAGGTATACCTCTCGGCGGATCCGGAACTCTTATGATCAAAGGTGATTTAGAAGGAATGGATCCACGTTATTTCCGCGGTTTGAGCTTCCAAGGTTACGGTTGTACAGCTTCAGTAGGTATCGGTATTCCTATTCCGATTCTTAATGAAGAAATGGCCTGGTTTACCGGCGTAAGTGATGCTGATATTCAGATGCCTGTGAAAGATTACGGCTATGACTATCCTAACGGAATTGGACGTGCTCTTGCTCACGTAACTTTTGAAGAACTTAAATCAGGTGAAATAACAGTTAACGGGAAAGTTATTCCTACTGTGCCGTTAACAAGTCATGTCATTTCTCTTGAAATTGCAGATAAGCTTAAATCATGGATTCAGAAGGGTGATTTCCTTTTAACTGAACCAGTTGAAGAGATTGAATCCACTTAGATTTTCAGATTGTTTTTATTTGTAATTTAGTTTGTTGTTTTTAATAAAAGTTCCGTAGAAATTAATTTTTCTACGGAACTTTTTGTCTTGCGAAATTAGATAATTGTGTTCATTCTTCCCGCTTGTTTTAAAACTCAAACCTAAGTTAAAATAATGCAGTCTAAAAATATAAAAGCTGATGTACTCTTACTGGTTACAGCAATGATCTGGGGAACAGCATTTGTGGCGCAAAGAGTAGGGATGGACTACGTCGGTCCGCTTACTTTTAATGCTGTTCGTTTTGCTCTCGGTGCCATTGCGCTCCTTCCACTTGTCCACAGGATGGACAGGGAAAAAAAGAAAGACGGAACTTACAAAAAACTGGATATGAATCAGTTTTTCAAGGGAAGTTTAATTACCGGATTAGTCTTGTTTTTGGGAGCTTCTTTGCAACAGTGGGGTCTTGTTTACACCACTGCCGGAAATGCCGGATTTATTACAGGTTTATATGTTGTAATTGTTCCTATAATGGGGCTTTTCTTTAAGCAGAAAACAGGATTGCCAACATGGGTTGGTGCTTTGCTGGCGGTAGTCGGAATGTATCTGCTGAGTGTTAACGAAGGATTTAATATATCTTTCGGTGATTTATTAGTACTTATAAGTGCTTTTTTCTGGGCCGCGCACGTAATTGTAATTTCACTTTTTTCATCAAAGATAGAACCTATTAAGTTTGCTATCGGCCAGTTTGTAGCCTGTTCAATATTAAGTTTTATAGGCGCGTTTATTTTAGAAGATGTTTCATTAAGCGGTATTTTTGACGGAGCTATTCCTATCCTATACGGCGGGTTAATGTCCGTAGGTGTTGCGTACACTTTGCAGGTAATAGCATTGCAGGATGCGAAGCCTGCACACGCTGCGATCATACTGAGTTTAGAATCCGTATTCGGGGCGTTGGGCGGATGTCTGCTATTGGGCGAGGTGCTGACAACTCAAGGATTATTCGGTTGCGGGCTTATGCTATGTGGTATGTTGATTTCACAGGTTAAGTCGCATTAATCCCAATATTTTTTCAAAAGAAATTTATATGATCTGATTCCGTGGATCATTTCTGCAAGTTTTGTGGGTAGAGATTTAAACGCTATTTTAAATGAAACGTGTTTGAGCAGTCTTTGAGAATAGAAGAGCGTCCAGCGCAATCTGTTTGAGTAGATAATTTCAGGGAATATATATTTTTGTAAACGTGGAATATAGAATTGAGCGGGATTTTTATTTTCTGAAATACCTTTGGCTATAGCTTCCGCAGCGTATCTTCCAGTCTGTAATGCGTAGAATATTCCTTCTCCGAAAAGAGGCTCTACCAGTCCCGCCGCATCACCTGCCAGTATGGTTCTGCCATAGCAAGGATCTTTGATGTAATTTCCGTACGGAAGTGGAAAGCCGTGTAAAGGAATGGACTCAGGATTTTTGACTCCCTGAGTTTTAAGAAAATTCATGAAAGTAGCTTTAAAATTTGTTGTACAGCGATTCAAACTGCCGATACCTACCACAACCTTGTCTTTTGCCGGAAAAACCCAGATGTACCCTGCCTTAAGGCATCCTATGTATAGTTCAGGCCATTTTACTTCTCTGGGATAATCTTTGGCATCGAAAGTTATTTCGATGGTGGAAGCCATGTTTTCTT
Protein-coding regions in this window:
- a CDS encoding DnaA/Hda family protein produces the protein MKNALRNHLLNTCSDSDLKRWFDPINLDISDDTGDVVVTFPHAFFAQWFRSSIQDRFEEQLGLFLGGGFSVSYLNSSTSRTHTAGQVTDTKKIDFPFGHKFTFENFLISKSNYFPLASAKEVTHVDSVAFNPFVICGKSGSGKSHLLKSIANEISKKVESDKIFLGNIDDIQNIYSVRFGGDMIRARNYFFDFEYFFLDDLKQIQKYEKLQQELISIFNNFYENGKQMVFCCTDKLASYSFLDQNLKSRLEWGLIVNLKRPDLEIRAIYIQKQCKLKKLPLTKDQILTLSQRFQDFRYLQGIIIKLSAFRELVRKNMDEKDFENILNNTEEKTDETLTPEYVIKSVATHFNLKPSDLTGNKRHKMTAHARQIAMYVCRDLLGISYPALGRIFGGKDHSTVLYSVKKIQLLQKDDKVLKRVLIDLKNTCLLRVSN
- the gyrA gene encoding DNA gyrase subunit A, which translates into the protein MDQITIEEELKKSYLEYSLSVIIGRAIPDVRDGLKPVHRRILYAMHELGNSYNRAYKKSARIVGDVIGKYHPHGDSAVYDALVRMAQGFSMRDPLVDGQGNFGSIDGDAAAAMRYTESRMSKLSSEFLADLEKNTVDFRDNYDNSLQEPTVLPTKVPNLLLNGTTGIAVGMATNIPPHNLGELLDGTLHLLDAPECSIDDLMRFIKGPDFPTSGLCFGGKGLEEAYKTGRGSIKIRGVLGVEELKNGRQSIVITEIPYALNKSTLVEKIALLIGEGRIEGVSDLRDESDRKGIRIVIDLKRGSIADIIINSLYKFTQLETSFGINMMAVSGNRPMLMNLKNILSFFLEHRREVIIRRTRFDLDKCEKRAHILEGLKIALDNIDEVVKIIRASSNGDEARIGLIDRFEFSRVQAQAILDMRLQRLTNLEHEKILEEYAEILKKIEYFKSILENEDVLKSVIREELTDIRASYSTDRKTVLMDQNPDDIDIEDLIPDDDAVITLSRRGYIKRTPLSNYQQQKRGGKGIAGVQTKDGDFIHTFLTTSNHQFLVLFTTKGKMFKIKVHQVPESSRIARGAHIANLLPLEKDEAIATALTMREFEEDRFFLFVTKKGMVKRSSIALYRNCRQSGIRAVSMREDDQLITVKEVYADSEAILVTKNGTSIRFSCQDARAMGRVASGVKGIALRPKDEVVSGVVTGDEERTQLLTISEGGYGKRTNIEQHRLQTRGGKGIISMRVTTKTGKVLGSIMVSTDDEVVILTSANKIIRLGVKDVSLVGRATQGVRLVRMDENNHAVGFDLVMDDGVEALVDEEETES
- a CDS encoding geranylgeranyl reductase family protein; the encoded protein is MPGKFDVIIAGGGPAGSSAAYILAEKGFKVAIIDKAEFPRKKLCGGLITDKTMKTLEKIYGCNEKDIIDNGLIDYEAAEYSVYYRDHKIQDGASPVPFRFVNREVFDYFLLKKAANAGAHIFTSEEIVHCNYQDAEIKTKSNKIFKGKYLLGTDGVNSTIRKFVPYDKKAWKENMASTIEITFDAKDYPREVKWPELYIGCLKAGYIWVFPAKDKVVVGIGSLNRCTTNFKATFMNFLKTQGVKNPESIPLHGFPLPYGNYIKDPCYGRTILAGDAAGLVEPLFGEGIFYALQTGRYAAEAIAKGISENKNPAQFYIPRLQKYIFPEIIYSNRLRWTLFYSQRLLKHVSFKIAFKSLPTKLAEMIHGIRSYKFLLKKYWD
- the dnaN gene encoding DNA polymerase III subunit beta — its product is MYLKVNRDEVIEGLQKSASIIPAKTGAAYLRTIWLKSEEGNLRIMSTDSNLEFCGTYPAEIIEEGLAGVQGRAFYDLVRKLPSGELVIKSDPDGSSILVEQGSRKYKLPVNDPTWFQKFSTFPAEGAVYWSGDFLLEIIERIAFCISDEDSMEAIACMNIVPSSDENGNYVEACGLNGHQFARLKFFNDDIHALLPEEGILIQKKYLSELKKWLTDDEIEMSLIEKRLFFKTADGKETFSMPLSYYQYPNYKNFLAKLNDDDVSRMKVEKSELSNALDRISIFNTDSNRCASFMFNPGELILFSQGQEVGTATESIEVEFSGEMERIAFPTKNLIEILGHFQSGKISFTLTGSEAPCGLTGDEDNEYLVIVMPMKVQEETYYSEEDV
- a CDS encoding DMT family transporter, which encodes MQSKNIKADVLLLVTAMIWGTAFVAQRVGMDYVGPLTFNAVRFALGAIALLPLVHRMDREKKKDGTYKKLDMNQFFKGSLITGLVLFLGASLQQWGLVYTTAGNAGFITGLYVVIVPIMGLFFKQKTGLPTWVGALLAVVGMYLLSVNEGFNISFGDLLVLISAFFWAAHVIVISLFSSKIEPIKFAIGQFVACSILSFIGAFILEDVSLSGIFDGAIPILYGGLMSVGVAYTLQVIALQDAKPAHAAIILSLESVFGALGGCLLLGEVLTTQGLFGCGLMLCGMLISQVKSH
- a CDS encoding homocysteine biosynthesis protein yields the protein MAKTFEVNKTIKEINERIKNGKAVVVNAEEMVEIVRSKGKVEAAKEIDVVTTGTFSPMCSSGMLFNIGQEPPTMKTSQVWLNNVPCYAGIAAADAYIGATEPAEDDPLNKVYPGRFAYGGGHVIEDLIAGKTVRLKAKAYGTDCYPRKEIEKDITLKDLPNAVMLNPRNCYQNYNCAVNMTSRTIYTYMGPLKANQRNANYATAGQLSPLFNDPYLKTIGLGTRIFLAGSKGYVIGAGTQHVKNPARNERGIPLGGSGTLMIKGDLEGMDPRYFRGLSFQGYGCTASVGIGIPIPILNEEMAWFTGVSDADIQMPVKDYGYDYPNGIGRALAHVTFEELKSGEITVNGKVIPTVPLTSHVISLEIADKLKSWIQKGDFLLTEPVEEIEST
- the gyrB gene encoding DNA topoisomerase (ATP-hydrolyzing) subunit B, producing MAQNKDQYTADSITVLEGLAAVRKRPAMYIGSTDTRGLHHLVYEVVDNSIDEAMGGYCSKIKVKLHMDNSVTVSDDGRGIPVDIHPKEKKPALEIVMTLLHAGGKFDNDAYKVSGGLHGVGVSCVNALSEHLEATVRRDGKMYRQSYVRGVPTGQVECIGDAVTTGTTIRFRPDEQIFETNHYDFNVLRKRFQELAYLNKGLEIDFLDERTNEKASFKAEGGIVEFVKDLNKSQTAVSEVVYAYTEVENVVTELALQYNTAYKENTHTFANNIRTVEGGTHLAGFKTALTRAINTYIQNSDLPKKLKQKLSGEDVREGLTAVLSVKLCDPQFEGQTKTKLGNSEMMGIVATMVYDKLSSYFQENPKDAKSIVEKVVDAARARDAARKARELVRRKGALSDHSLPGKLADCQSKDPSECELFIVEGDSAGGSAKQGRNPKHQAILPLRGKILNVEKTRFDKMLGNKEIRALITAMGIGIGQEEGEKDFNKLRYHKVVIMTDADVDGSHIRTLLLTFFFRQYEELIQRGHLYIAQPPLYRIAKGKFEKFIKDDIELYTLLIQRVAKDIIIKSSNDKEYTGERLATLLEDIRFIKNKVFDAINMGISDKLFAALISYEGKITPADFVESDPEEFVSKMLKSGFKVFIEREDDDGEERVYVTFENENGNRTRLAVEFFNSKLFRHSFEKNRNIVQECSGNDFVIERGEITIPVTGIFNLLDAVLEEAYKGINLQRYKGLGEMNPEQLWETTMDPDKRSMLQVTIEDAVGANEIFMDLMGDNVEPRREFIERNALAVQELDI